The Streptomyces hundungensis genome contains the following window.
TATAACCATCCTAAGGTAGCGAAATTCCTTGTCGGGTAAGTTCCGACCTGCACGAATGGCGTAACGACTTCTCGACTGTCTCAACCATAGGCCCGGTGAAATTGCACTACGAGTAAAGATGCTCGTTTCGCGCAGCAGGACGGAAAGACCCCGGGACCTTTACTACAGTTTGATATTGGTGTTCGGTTCGGCTTGTGTAGGATAGGTGGGAGACTTTGAAGCGGCCACGCCAGTGGTTGTGGAGTCGTCGTTGAAATACCACTCTGGTCGTGCTGGATGTCTAACCTCGGTCCGTGATCCGGATCAGGGACAGTGTCTGATGGGTAGTTTAACTGGGGCGGTTGCCTCCTAAAGAGTAACGGAGGCGCCCAAAGGTTCCCTCAGCCTGGTTGGCAATCAGGTGTTGAGTGTAAGTGCACAAGGGAGCTTGACTGTGAGACCGACGGGTCGAGCAGGGACGAAAGTCGGGACTAGTGATCCGGCGGTGGCTTGTGGAAGCGCCGTCGCTCAACGGATAAAAGGTACCCCGGGGATAACAGGCTGATCTTCCCCAAGAGTCCATATCGACGGGATGGTTTGGCACCTCGATGTCGGCTCGTCGCATCCTGGGGCTGGAGTCGGTCCCAAGGGTTGGGCTGTTCGCCCATTAAAGCGGTACGCGAGCTGGGTTTAGAACGTCGTGAGACAGTTCGGTCCCTATCCGCTGCGCGCGCAGGAACATTGAGAAGGGCTGTCCCTAGTACGAGAGGACCGGGACGGACGAACCTCTGGTGTGCCAGTTGTCCTGCCAAGGGCATGGCTGGTTGGCTACGTTCGGAAAGGATAACCGCTGAAAGCATCTAAGCGGGAAGCCTGCTTCGAGATGAGTGTTCCCACCTCCTTGAGAGGGTAAGGCTCCCAGTAGACGACTGGGTTGATAGGCCAGATGTGGAAGCCCGGTAACGGGTGGAGCTGACTGGTACTAATAGGCCGAGGGCTTGTCCTCAGTTGCTCGCGTCCACTGTGTTTGTTCTGAAGCAATGAACTCCCGCATGCCCTGATGGGTGTGTGCCGGTTGAGTTCAACTTCATAGTGTTTCGGTGGTCATAGCGTTAGGGAAACGCCCGGTTACATTCCGAACCCGGAAGCTAAGCCTTTCAGCGCCGATGGTACTTCAGGGGGGACCCTGTGGGAGAGTAGGACGCCGCCGAACAAATTTTAGGGGAAAGCCCCGCACCAGACCGTAGAAATACGGTCACGGTGCGGGGCTTTTTCGCGTTCTGATCCGTCGTGCGGCGCCGGCGAGGCGCCTGTATCGCGCGTACCCCCTGTGCAGGCGTTGGCCCGCGCTGACGGTAGGGTCAGGGGGCATCGTCGGCACATTTCCCACAGGAGGCCCCCGGGTGGAGGTCCAGGAGACTCGCGTTCAGACGGACCGGGTGCTCACCATCCCCAATATCCTCAGCATGGCGCGCCTCGTGGGCGTACCGCTCTTCCTGTGGCTGATTCTCCGACCCGTCTTCGGCGGCCTGAACAGCGACGGCTGGGCTCTGCTGGTGTTGGCGCTGAGCGGTGTCAGTGACTACTTGGACGGCAAGCTGGCCCGGCGGTGGAACCAGATCAGCAATCTGGGACGCCTCCTCGACCCGGCTGCCGACCGGCTGTACATCCTTTCCACGCTGGTCGGCCTCACCTGGCGGGAGATCCTCCCGATTTGGCTGACCGCCGCCCTCGTGGCCCGCGAGTTGATGCTTCTGGTGATGGTGGGAATCCTTCGTCGGCACGGCTATCCGCCGCCCCAGGTGAACTTCTTGG
Protein-coding sequences here:
- a CDS encoding CDP-alcohol phosphatidyltransferase family protein; its protein translation is MEVQETRVQTDRVLTIPNILSMARLVGVPLFLWLILRPVFGGLNSDGWALLVLALSGVSDYLDGKLARRWNQISNLGRLLDPAADRLYILSTLVGLTWREILPIWLTAALVARELMLLVMVGILRRHGYPPPQVNFLGKAATFNLMYAFPLLLLSDGSGWLASLAAIFGWAFAGWGTTLYWWAGILYVVQVRRLVKADVAAD